The Pantoea sp. At-9b genome includes a window with the following:
- a CDS encoding NAD(P)H-dependent oxidoreductase, with protein MNVLIIIAHPEADSFNSYLASKAGRRFEKQGSLVHSVNLYSENFEPREGQIFYPDRQDVERFDALREHRYHWNAHRLPEDVTRHIELLKNSDLLLLHFPFWWFAMPAILKGWMDRVFVYGGIYDSSHRHQNGVMKGKRALLTVSAGASANACAYNGRDGDMRLMLWPPIHAPTI; from the coding sequence ATGAATGTACTGATTATCATTGCTCATCCTGAAGCAGACTCATTTAACTCATATCTTGCATCTAAAGCCGGCAGAAGATTTGAAAAACAGGGCTCACTCGTTCATTCAGTCAATTTATACAGTGAAAACTTCGAACCGCGAGAGGGGCAAATTTTTTACCCTGACAGGCAGGATGTTGAAAGGTTTGATGCCCTGCGGGAGCACAGGTACCACTGGAACGCGCATAGGCTGCCTGAAGATGTTACGAGACATATTGAATTACTGAAAAACTCGGACCTGTTACTGCTGCATTTTCCCTTCTGGTGGTTTGCGATGCCGGCAATCCTGAAAGGCTGGATGGACCGGGTATTTGTTTATGGCGGGATTTATGACAGCAGCCACCGCCATCAAAATGGTGTGATGAAGGGTAAGCGGGCTTTACTGACGGTATCCGCCGGTGCTTCTGCAAATGCCTGCGCGTATAACGGACGTGATGGTGACATGCGTTTAATGTTATGGCCACCTATACATGCCCCCACTATATAG
- a CDS encoding GGDEF domain-containing protein: MNTSPPCVPTTRPVCSAEKIALLTDMLNVSVDCIKVIDTDGNLIFMNRSGCEALGVSVDEKEFGMEWIALLPESVHRKGKAALKKAVNGECSGFRGMSVLSDGAVTHWDNMLTPVLDSAGKTTSILCVSRNITLQVQAEEKLKAISETDPLTGLPNRRMLRKHLRMALSGARRRAGKVGVLFIDLDNFKNINDTLGHAAGDRALMQFTADLKKLSPPRAFISRLGGDEFAVVMVGTDADNLSDWANHVLNRARKTVRFSNAQADFGLTIGAAVYPVHGATPDELMKCADMAMYQQKMIGKNGFRFFESMDVPVKKTG, from the coding sequence ATGAATACATCACCACCCTGCGTACCCACCACGCGACCGGTCTGCAGCGCTGAAAAAATAGCCCTGCTGACGGACATGCTTAACGTCAGCGTCGACTGCATCAAGGTCATCGATACTGACGGGAATCTGATTTTCATGAACCGCTCAGGATGCGAAGCTCTCGGCGTCAGTGTGGATGAAAAAGAGTTTGGCATGGAGTGGATAGCCCTGCTGCCCGAATCCGTCCACCGGAAGGGAAAGGCGGCGCTGAAAAAGGCCGTAAACGGTGAATGTTCAGGATTCCGGGGGATGAGCGTCCTGTCTGATGGTGCCGTTACTCACTGGGACAATATGCTGACCCCGGTTCTCGACAGCGCAGGGAAAACGACCAGCATCCTGTGCGTTTCCAGGAATATCACGCTCCAGGTGCAGGCTGAAGAAAAGCTGAAGGCCATCAGCGAAACCGACCCGCTTACCGGGCTGCCCAACCGCAGAATGCTCAGGAAGCACCTCAGAATGGCCCTGTCCGGAGCCCGCCGGCGGGCCGGTAAGGTCGGCGTTCTGTTCATTGACCTGGATAATTTCAAAAACATCAACGATACGCTGGGTCATGCGGCCGGAGACAGAGCCCTGATGCAGTTTACCGCGGACCTGAAAAAACTTAGCCCGCCCCGGGCATTCATTTCCCGGCTCGGAGGCGATGAATTTGCTGTGGTGATGGTTGGAACTGATGCTGATAATCTGTCTGACTGGGCAAACCATGTTCTGAACCGTGCAAGAAAGACGGTCCGGTTTAGTAATGCTCAGGCTGACTTTGGTCTGACCATTGGTGCGGCAGTTTACCCGGTGCACGGCGCGACGCCGGATGAGCTGATGAAATGTGCAGATATGGCCATGTATCAGCAGAAGATGATAGGTAAAAACGGGTTCCGTTTCTTTGAAAGCATGGATGTTCCGGTAAAAAAGACGGGCTGA
- a CDS encoding DUF1493 family protein, with protein sequence MSQVIDDEVREFVKQELPLVTTLFLKVVEISDNSSLQGVYEPEDIAEMMEKYFQWFDVTPDSFSLHNYFPWEKKSIFSGNPVNAGKKPLTISMLIESAKAGCWIY encoded by the coding sequence GTGAGTCAGGTGATTGATGATGAAGTCAGAGAGTTTGTTAAGCAGGAATTACCACTGGTAACAACATTATTTTTGAAAGTCGTAGAAATCAGTGACAATAGTTCATTGCAGGGGGTGTATGAGCCCGAAGATATTGCGGAAATGATGGAAAAATATTTCCAGTGGTTTGATGTGACTCCTGACAGTTTCTCTCTCCATAATTATTTTCCATGGGAAAAAAAATCGATATTCTCCGGTAACCCAGTTAACGCGGGAAAGAAACCATTAACCATCAGTATGTTGATAGAGTCTGCGAAAGCGGGGTGCTGGATTTATTAA
- a CDS encoding phage holin family protein codes for MEKQRISPARPSGKLTDIVSRLLILTHEVIGTRLQLAVTELEEEKAHLLQLILLTGLTLLFTAFGIMSLLMYILLFAEPADQQKLLMYVTGALIALAVILGIVVRVRAVRSTLLRETRSQLREDVSALTGTRDE; via the coding sequence ATGGAAAAACAGCGCATATCTCCAGCACGACCTTCAGGAAAGTTAACGGACATTGTATCCCGGCTCCTCATTCTGACGCATGAGGTTATCGGAACCCGGCTTCAGCTGGCGGTTACTGAACTCGAAGAGGAGAAGGCGCACCTTCTTCAGCTGATACTGCTCACCGGTCTGACTCTGCTGTTCACCGCCTTTGGCATCATGAGTCTGCTGATGTATATCCTCCTGTTTGCCGAACCTGCCGACCAGCAGAAACTGCTGATGTATGTAACCGGTGCACTGATTGCGCTGGCAGTCATACTGGGTATCGTCGTACGGGTCAGGGCCGTGCGTTCCACGCTGCTCAGGGAAACGCGCAGCCAGCTCCGGGAAGATGTTTCAGCCCTGACGGGAACCCGCGATGAGTAG
- a CDS encoding putative metallopeptidase: protein MYEQFGKVAEYIITLATDYYAGCIDVGFYALVEHELYHIAQKVDEFGAPECMHECQPKLTRC, encoded by the coding sequence ATGTATGAACAGTTTGGCAAGGTGGCGGAATACATCATCACGCTGGCCACCGATTACTATGCCGGATGCATTGATGTGGGATTTTACGCACTGGTTGAGCATGAGCTCTACCACATCGCGCAGAAGGTGGATGAGTTCGGCGCGCCGGAGTGCATGCATGAATGTCAGCCGAAGCTGACACGATGTTGA
- a CDS encoding YqjK family protein — MSSRHDRQLHKMQLLHQVRSQRAEIRQLGEEWTRRMQPVDALWETLYRLRAPVMLCSGLLLLRGLRRKPGRLLLYIRRVAGVWGTVRFIRRQFSSGKGVR, encoded by the coding sequence ATGAGTAGCCGTCATGACAGACAGCTGCACAAAATGCAGCTGCTGCACCAGGTCAGGTCTCAGCGGGCTGAAATCCGCCAGCTCGGCGAGGAGTGGACGCGGAGAATGCAGCCGGTGGATGCGTTGTGGGAAACGCTGTACAGACTCAGGGCACCCGTCATGCTGTGCAGTGGGTTACTGCTGCTGAGGGGGCTGAGAAGAAAACCCGGACGACTGCTGCTGTATATCCGCAGGGTGGCGGGCGTCTGGGGTACCGTGCGGTTTATCCGCA